One window of the Branchiostoma lanceolatum isolate klBraLanc5 chromosome 3, klBraLanc5.hap2, whole genome shotgun sequence genome contains the following:
- the LOC136430035 gene encoding uncharacterized protein, giving the protein MAVRTVTFPVVVLLTGLLSGFQACQNISENIEVPEDVSVGTTVLLLRDLVHTKDCFAEDGNGTFLSVNITTGDDFGLFKGLDANLALTVAAPLDYELNSRYNLTVELTNAEELHVKVWYVNLVIAVTDVPGYPPLYDKRCETPVLPAVGSTEDSTVISSDGYITVSINGEHVITGTDVIKWHGADPNVVDNFVVMRDDCSLRLLVGSSELLGRKAFLVPWLQGFAAGRIEVSCHDKKGKDKGKGTVLDLSLDHKLPKWVANGGFNMDESVHYVFVIEMNDIWSTSPYWIRCSAKVTSFDGPLFGEATAEYNITGCPEGRYGLYCDKDCVCQNGARCHGFNGACECRPGWRGRACDIPWPEVLIIETPGDSVINYIGTNLTLTCLTPHIHVANMTWLYQAGNEYTETKTIERVVQNNSINFQPISDSTNGKYTCVVEAEDGKLISAAYVLNATECPPNYYGKVCSQVCDCQYGGTCDRWEGCLCPPGRQGVRCEHICTPGTFGLNCSMNCNCQNNASCDAVNGSCICAEGQSGVFCQIVSIPVNNQVVVVVVASVLPTVLVIACIVTGVLVKRSRRRPTNTEQTDVGLEVLSILGSLSSWEVEKKDICFEHMVGEGEFGHVVRGRLRVPEGYEVLVAAKSIRPDRMTASAVRDFRREMDILARIHENKDGHPNVVRFHGVVTKSDPQYILVEYASNEDLRRYLWSVREQCKTTGNTKLLERLCFAANVANGMTELARLKIVHRDIAARNVVISDRKVAKIADFGLSRDVYMSSAYERTSQGGEEELLPLKWMAVESLRDGVYTCESDVWSYGVLLWEIASFGEEPRYAGGPMHPDVCTLLELLRKGVRLQQPTNCSQPLYRIIRSCWIVDPSKRPTPEELCQKIEHLGPLTYDAHLVNHDLR; this is encoded by the coding sequence ATGGCGGTGAGGACTGTGACATTTCCTGTTGTAGTTCTGTTGACCGGGCTGCTGTCCGGATTTCAGGCTtgtcaaaacatttcagaaaatatCGAGGTACCCGAGGATGTGTCAGTTGGTACCACAGTACTTTTGCTGCGAGATCTTGTTCATACAAAGGATTGTTTTGCAGAAGACGGAAATGGTACGTTTCTGTCAGTAAACATCACCACAGGGGACGATTTCGGGTTGTTTAAGGGTCTTGATGCGAACTTGGCGTTGACCGTTGCGGCTCCGCTGGACTACGAGTTGAACTCGCGGTACAACTTGACGGTGGAGCTGACAAATGCCGAAGAGCTACATGTAAAGGTTTGGTATGTGAACCTCGTCATTGCGGTCACGGACGTTCCGGGATACCCACCACTGTACGACAAACGGTGTGAAACACCAGTCCTACCCGCCGTAGGAAGTACTGAGGACTCTACTGTGATTAGTAGTGACGGATACATTACTGTATCTATTAATGGCGAACACGTCATAACAGGCACCGACGTTATCAAGTGGCATGGAGCGGACCCAAATGTTGTGGATAATTTCGTGGTCATGAGAGATGACTGCTCCCTCCGACTTCTGGTCGGTTCGTCCGAACTACTCGGACGTAAAGCTTTCCTGGTTCCTTGGCTTCAAGGGTTTGCAGCTGGCAGGATTGAAGTTTCATGTCACGACAAGAAGGGAAAggataaaggtaaaggtacgGTTTTGGATCTTTCCCTTGACCATAAGCTGCCCAAATGGGTAGCAAATGGCGGGTTCAACATGGACGAAAGTGTCCATTATGTCTTTGTGATAGAGATGAATGATATATGGTCCACATCGCCATATTGGATACGTTGTAGTGCTAAGGTTACTTCATTCGACGGCCCGCTATTTGGGGAGGCCACAGCTGAGTACAACATTACAGGCTGTCCTGAGGGCAGGTACGGGTTGTACTGTGACAAGGACTGTGTTTGTCAGAACGGGGCTCGTTGTCATGGCTTTAACGGTGCCTGTGAGTGTCGTCCGGGCTGGAGAGGGAGGGCCTGTGATATTCCGTGGCCCGAGGTCCTCATCATAGAGACACCTGGCGATTCTGTCATCAACTACATCGGTACCAATCTGACTCTGACCTGTCTGACTCCACACATTCACGTAGCGAATATGACGTGGTTGTACCAAGCAGGAAACGAATACACCGAAACAAAAACCATCGAAAGAGTGGTTCAGAACAATTCTATCAACTTTCAACCGATCTCTGACTCAACCAATGGGAAATATACCTGTGTGGTAGAGGCTGAAGACGGTAAACTTATCAGTGCCGCCTATGTATTAAACGCCACCGAATGTCCACCCAACTATTACGGGAAGGTTTGCAGCCAAGTGTGTGACTGTCAGTACGGAGGGACGTGTGACAGGTGGGAGGGTTGTCTGTGTCCTCCCGGTCGTCAGGGAGTCAGGTGTGAACACATCTGCACACCTGGCACTTTTGGGCTGAACTGCAGCATGAACTGTAACTGTCAGAACAACGCTTCATGTGACGCAGTAAATGGGAGCTGTATTTGTGCTGAAGGGCAGTCGGGCGTGTTTTGCCAGATCGTATCCATCCCTGTAAATAATCAAGTCGTTGTTGTGGTGGTTGCATCCGTCTTACCGACTGTTCTTGTAATCGCTTGTATCGTGACTGGAGTCCTCGTAAAACGAAGTCGCCGGCGTCCAACGAACACAGAGCAGACAGATGTTGGCTTAGAAGTTTTATCCATCTTGGGATCCCTTTCGTCTTGGGAAGTGGAGAAAAAGGACATTTGTTTCGAGCACATGGTCGGTGAGGGGGAGTTCGGGCATGTCGTACGGGGAAGACTGCGCGTGCCCGAAGGCTACGAAGTTTTGGTGGCCGCTAAAAGTATTCGACCCGACCGAATGACAGCGTCGGCTGTCCGCGACTTTCGCCGCGAAATGGACATCCTCGCCAGGATACACGAGAACAAAGACGGACACCCGAATGTGGTGAGGTTTCATGGAGTTGTGACCAAATCGGACCCACAGTACATCCTGGTAGAGTACGCGAGCAATGAGGACCTGCGACGGTACCTGTGGAGTGTAAGAGAACAGTGTAAGACTACAGGAAACACTAAACTGTTAGAACGGCTTTGTTTTGCAGCTAACGTGGCCAACGGGATGACAGAGCTGGCACGTCTGAAGATCGTTCACCGGGACATCGCAGCTCGTAATGTCGTCATCAGCGACAGAAAGGTGGCCAAAATCGCAGATTTCGGGCTGTCGCGAGACGTTTACATGTCGTCTGCGTACGAACGTACCAGCCAAGGCGGGGAGGAGGAACTGTtgccgctgaagtggatggccGTGGAGTCGTTACGGGACGGGGTGTACACGTGTGAGAGTGACGTGTGGTCgtacggcgtgctgctgtgggagatcgccagCTTTGGGGAGGAGCCGCGCTATGCTGGTGGCCCCATGCACCCCGACGTCTGCACACTGTTGGAGCTGCTGAGGAAAGGGGTCCGCCTGCAGCAGCCAACGAACTGTTCGCAGCCGCTGTACCGCATCATCAGGTCCTGCTGGATAGTCGACCCGTCGAAGCGGCCGACCCCAGAAGAACTGTGTCAAAAGATAGAACATCTGGGGCCTCTGACGTATGATGCTCACCTGGTCAATCATGACCTTCGATGA